Proteins from one Xenopus tropicalis strain Nigerian chromosome 1, UCB_Xtro_10.0, whole genome shotgun sequence genomic window:
- the fancg gene encoding Fanconi anemia group G protein isoform X1, with product MAGDCLTLWLEENNVIVSQWQGSTSCANTPTDKQKLQLCHADLYRLLQKIQGLPASPRSLPLEMSVLFNAVICHISATGRIHGEHNNHIAEALVRVLAVGSPGVTEQSSAELWQRVLRGGYAPDMAAPLHRVAGLQGALWLAEEKLQEVHDLISSLLHPEDPACSTHIRAEEKLLAVLRAWRVPSESGERALVVQPVQQLRDVLYTSAAFLQGIRAMEASQLPSAIDLLREAAESLCSSRVLAQMYTCLGFCFQKLEKPQTALQYWKQALQLDFRCLAALHHSAALYRAMGNVEAELEALSLLYKALLSPQPEAASSSTQACFLIGTELIVKAPSLTCAVRSPSPWKVKYLTARSCLASKRGEEAAEHYLDLLALLQDEAHQEDLLPNPDPAPRIPEVFLEAAASLVLEKRWQDAMTVCEEVLGRTAELIPGSLSVDRTQGSPAGIAEQLNCILWASAAHLHQGLSQGLLGDHKEAVTEYTKCINLLVKVQFTNTGAGEEMETDWHSTEEAMLCVLKAAAFLGRGRQFLALGKQKESLVNVQLGLQVSPAFPGAALTRVGLLRTLGRRTEAASYLQRYRGERESLAEQWGALKRDLPLYLDPHIGDPFPAHDSLTGELDESAEEMESEAAV from the exons ATGGCTGGGGACTGTCTGACGTTGTGGTTGGAGGAGAATAATGTCATAGTCAGCCAATGGCAG GGTTCCACATCGTGCGCAAATACCCCCACCGACAAGCAGAAGCTGCAGCTGTGCCACGCAGACCTGTACCGACTACTACAGAAAATACAGG GGTTACCGGCGTCACCCCGAAGCCTCCCCCTAGAGATGTCTGTTCTGTTCAACGCGGTGATTTGTCACATTAGCGCCACCGGCAGGATCCACGGAGAACACAACAATCACATAGCAGAGGCCCTCGTTAGAG TGCTGGCAGTGGGCAGCCCCGGGGTTACCGAGCAGAGCAGTGCGGAGCTGTGGCAGAGGGTACTCCGTGGTGGATATGCCCCGGATATGGCGGCTCCCTTGCACAGAGTGGCGGGCCTGCAGGGGGCGCTCTGGTTGGCAGAGGAGAAGCTGCAGGAAGTTCATGACTTGATTTCTTCACTTTTGCACCCAGAG GATCCTGCATGTAGTACCCACATTAGAGCAGAGGAGAAGCTTCTGGCCGTGCTGAGAGCATGGAGGGTGCCCAGTGAGTCGGGGGAGAGAGCGCTGGTTGTGCAGCCGGTGCAGCAGCTGAGAGACGTCCTTTACACCTCGGCAGCCTTCCTGCAAG gtATCCGTGCCATGGAAGCCTCCCAACTCCCTTCTGCCATCGACCTCCTTAGAGAGGCAGCGGAAAGCCTGTGCTCCAGCCGAGTCCTGGCCCAAATGTACACTTGTCTGGGCTTCTGCTTTCAGAAACTG GAGAAGCCCCAGACAGCCCTGCAGTATTGGAAGCAAGCCCTGCAGTTGGACTTCCGCTGTCTGGCCGCACTCCATCACAGCGCCGCTCTATACAGGGCAATGGGCAACGTGGAGGCAGAACTGGAGGCGCTGAGCTTGCTCTATAAG GCTTTACTGAGTCCCCAGCCGGAAGCCGCCTCCTCCTCTACGCAGGCCTGTTTCCTGATTGGCACAGAGCTGATAGTAAAAGCCCCCAGCCTGACCTGCGCTGTGCGGTCTCCGTCTCCCTGGAAAGTGAAGTATCTAACCGCAAGGAGCTGCCTCGCAAGCAAAAG GGGGGAAGAAGCAGCGGAACACTATTTGGACCTCTTGGCTCTTCTGCAGGATGAAGCCCACCAGGAG GATTTACTCCCCAACCCTGATCCTGCCCCCAGGATCCCAGAGGTGTTTCTTGAGGCTGCTGCCAGTCTTGTGTTGGAGAAACGATGGCAGGATGCCATGACAGTGTGTGAGGAAGTCCTTGGCAGAACTGCAGAGCTGATACCTGGGAGCCTTTCTGTAGATAGAACACAAGGCAGCCCAGCGGGTATAGCGGAACAGCTGAACTGTATCTTATGGGCATCGGCTGCCCACCTACACCAAGGCCTGtcccaggggctgctgggagatcaCAAAGAGGCAGTCACAGAATATACCAA ATGCATCAATTTACTTGTGAAGGTGCAATTTACAAACACAG GGGCTGGCGAGGAGATGGAGACTGACTGGCACAGTACAGAGGAGGCAATGCTGTGTGTACTGAAGGCTGCAGCGTTTCTGGGCAGAGGCCGCCAGTTCTTGGCGCTGGGCAAGCAGAAGGAATCACTTGTGAATGTGCAGCTGGGCCTACAGGTATCACCAG CTTTCCCTGGGGCAGCACTTACCCGGGTCGGACTCCTGCGCACGTTGGGCAGAAGAACGGAGGCCGCTTCCTACCTGCAGAGATACCGGGGGGAGAGGGAATCCTTAGCTGAGCAGTGGGGGGCGCTGAAACG GGACTTGCCCCTGTACCTGGATCCGCACATCGGTGACCCCTTCCCTGCACACGACTCTCTCACGGGAGAACTAGACGAGAGCGCAGAAGAGATGGAAAGTGAGGCCGCAGTGTAG
- the fancg gene encoding Fanconi anemia group G protein isoform X2, protein MSVLFNAVICHISATGRIHGEHNNHIAEALVRVLAVGSPGVTEQSSAELWQRVLRGGYAPDMAAPLHRVAGLQGALWLAEEKLQEVHDLISSLLHPEDPACSTHIRAEEKLLAVLRAWRVPSESGERALVVQPVQQLRDVLYTSAAFLQGIRAMEASQLPSAIDLLREAAESLCSSRVLAQMYTCLGFCFQKLEKPQTALQYWKQALQLDFRCLAALHHSAALYRAMGNVEAELEALSLLYKALLSPQPEAASSSTQACFLIGTELIVKAPSLTCAVRSPSPWKVKYLTARSCLASKRGEEAAEHYLDLLALLQDEAHQEDLLPNPDPAPRIPEVFLEAAASLVLEKRWQDAMTVCEEVLGRTAELIPGSLSVDRTQGSPAGIAEQLNCILWASAAHLHQGLSQGLLGDHKEAVTEYTKCINLLVKVQFTNTGAGEEMETDWHSTEEAMLCVLKAAAFLGRGRQFLALGKQKESLVNVQLGLQVSPAFPGAALTRVGLLRTLGRRTEAASYLQRYRGERESLAEQWGALKRDLPLYLDPHIGDPFPAHDSLTGELDESAEEMESEAAV, encoded by the exons ATGTCTGTTCTGTTCAACGCGGTGATTTGTCACATTAGCGCCACCGGCAGGATCCACGGAGAACACAACAATCACATAGCAGAGGCCCTCGTTAGAG TGCTGGCAGTGGGCAGCCCCGGGGTTACCGAGCAGAGCAGTGCGGAGCTGTGGCAGAGGGTACTCCGTGGTGGATATGCCCCGGATATGGCGGCTCCCTTGCACAGAGTGGCGGGCCTGCAGGGGGCGCTCTGGTTGGCAGAGGAGAAGCTGCAGGAAGTTCATGACTTGATTTCTTCACTTTTGCACCCAGAG GATCCTGCATGTAGTACCCACATTAGAGCAGAGGAGAAGCTTCTGGCCGTGCTGAGAGCATGGAGGGTGCCCAGTGAGTCGGGGGAGAGAGCGCTGGTTGTGCAGCCGGTGCAGCAGCTGAGAGACGTCCTTTACACCTCGGCAGCCTTCCTGCAAG gtATCCGTGCCATGGAAGCCTCCCAACTCCCTTCTGCCATCGACCTCCTTAGAGAGGCAGCGGAAAGCCTGTGCTCCAGCCGAGTCCTGGCCCAAATGTACACTTGTCTGGGCTTCTGCTTTCAGAAACTG GAGAAGCCCCAGACAGCCCTGCAGTATTGGAAGCAAGCCCTGCAGTTGGACTTCCGCTGTCTGGCCGCACTCCATCACAGCGCCGCTCTATACAGGGCAATGGGCAACGTGGAGGCAGAACTGGAGGCGCTGAGCTTGCTCTATAAG GCTTTACTGAGTCCCCAGCCGGAAGCCGCCTCCTCCTCTACGCAGGCCTGTTTCCTGATTGGCACAGAGCTGATAGTAAAAGCCCCCAGCCTGACCTGCGCTGTGCGGTCTCCGTCTCCCTGGAAAGTGAAGTATCTAACCGCAAGGAGCTGCCTCGCAAGCAAAAG GGGGGAAGAAGCAGCGGAACACTATTTGGACCTCTTGGCTCTTCTGCAGGATGAAGCCCACCAGGAG GATTTACTCCCCAACCCTGATCCTGCCCCCAGGATCCCAGAGGTGTTTCTTGAGGCTGCTGCCAGTCTTGTGTTGGAGAAACGATGGCAGGATGCCATGACAGTGTGTGAGGAAGTCCTTGGCAGAACTGCAGAGCTGATACCTGGGAGCCTTTCTGTAGATAGAACACAAGGCAGCCCAGCGGGTATAGCGGAACAGCTGAACTGTATCTTATGGGCATCGGCTGCCCACCTACACCAAGGCCTGtcccaggggctgctgggagatcaCAAAGAGGCAGTCACAGAATATACCAA ATGCATCAATTTACTTGTGAAGGTGCAATTTACAAACACAG GGGCTGGCGAGGAGATGGAGACTGACTGGCACAGTACAGAGGAGGCAATGCTGTGTGTACTGAAGGCTGCAGCGTTTCTGGGCAGAGGCCGCCAGTTCTTGGCGCTGGGCAAGCAGAAGGAATCACTTGTGAATGTGCAGCTGGGCCTACAGGTATCACCAG CTTTCCCTGGGGCAGCACTTACCCGGGTCGGACTCCTGCGCACGTTGGGCAGAAGAACGGAGGCCGCTTCCTACCTGCAGAGATACCGGGGGGAGAGGGAATCCTTAGCTGAGCAGTGGGGGGCGCTGAAACG GGACTTGCCCCTGTACCTGGATCCGCACATCGGTGACCCCTTCCCTGCACACGACTCTCTCACGGGAGAACTAGACGAGAGCGCAGAAGAGATGGAAAGTGAGGCCGCAGTGTAG
- the LOC116408229 gene encoding uncharacterized protein LOC116408229 isoform X2, giving the protein MLSYLTQVHTQHSQVHTQHSQVHTQLPYTGPYPVTIHRSIHSIHRSIPSYHSQVHTQHSQVHTQHSQVHTQLPYTGPYTAFTGPYPVTIHNIHRSRSIHNIHRSRSIHSIHRSIYSYHTQHSQVQVHTKLPYTGPYTVTLHSIHRSRSIYSYHTQHSQVQVHIQLPYTAFTGPGPYTAFTGPYPVTIHNIHRSRSIQSIHRSRSIPSYHTQVHTKHTQVQVHTQHSQVHTQLPYTTFTGPGPYTAFTGPGPYTAFTGPGPYPVTIHSIHRSIPSYHTQHSQVQVHTQPSQVRAHTQLPYTAFTGPYPVTIHSIHRSRSIHSIHRSIYSIHRSRSITSYHTQVRT; this is encoded by the exons ATGCTCAGTTACCTTACACAGGTCCATACACAGCATTCACAGGTCCATACACAGCATTCACAGGTCCATACCCAGTTACCTTACACAGGTCCATACCCAGTTACCATACACAGGTCCATACACAGCATTCACAGGTCCATACCCAGTTACCATTCACAGGTCCATACACAGCATTCACAGGTCCATACACAGCATTCACAGGTCCATACCCAGTTACCATACACAGGTCCATACACAGCATTCACAGGTCCATACCCAGTTACCATACACAACATTCACAGGTCCAGGTCCATACACAACATTCACAGGTCCAGGTCCATACACAGCATTCACAGGTCCATATACAGTTACCATACACAGCATTCACAGGTCCAGGTCCATACCAAGTTACCATACACAG GTCCATACACAGTTACCTTACACAGCATTCACAGGTCCAGGTCCATATACAGTTACCATACACAGCATTCACAGGTCCAGGTCCATATACAGTTACCATACACAGCATTCACAGGTCCAGGTCCATACACAGCATTCACAG GTCCATACCCAGTTACCATACACAACATTCACAGGTCCAGGTCCATACAGAGCATTCACAGGTCCAGGTCCATACCAAGTTACCATACACAGGTCCATACAAAGCATACACAGGTCCAGGTCCATACACAGCATTCACAGGTCCATACCCAGTTACCATACACAACATTCACAGGTCCAGGTCCATACACAGCATTCACAGGTCCAGGTCCATACACAGCCTTCACAGGTCCAGGCCCATACCCAGTTACCATACACAGCATTCACAGGTCCATACCCAGTTACCATACACAGCATTCACAGGTCCAGGTCCATACACAGCCTTCACAGGTCCGGGCCCATACCCAGTTACCATACACAGCATTCACAGGTCCATACCCAGTTACCATACACAGCATTCACAGGTCCAGGTCCATACACAGCATTCACAGGTCCATATACAGCATTCACAGGTCCAGGTCCATAACAAGTTACCATACACAGGTCCGTACATAG
- the LOC116408229 gene encoding uncharacterized protein LOC116408229 isoform X1 produces MLSYLTQVHTQHSQVHTQHSQVHTQLPYTGPYPVTIHRSIHSIHRSIPSYHSQVHTQHSQVHTQHSQVHTQLPYTGPYTAFTGPYPVTIHNIHRSRSIHNIHRSRSIHSIHRSIYSYHTQHSQVQVHTKLPYTGPYTVTLHSIHRSRSIYSYHTQHSQHSQVQVHTQHSQVQVHTQHSQVHIQLPYPAFTGPGPYPVTIHNIHRSRSIQSIHRSRSIPSYHTQVHTKHTQVQVHTQHSQVHTQLPYTTFTGPGPYTAFTGPGPYTAFTGPGPYPVTIHSIHRSIPSYHTQHSQVQVHTQPSQVRAHTQLPYTAFTGPYPVTIHSIHRSRSIHSIHRSIYSIHRSRSITSYHTQVRT; encoded by the exons ATGCTCAGTTACCTTACACAGGTCCATACACAGCATTCACAGGTCCATACACAGCATTCACAGGTCCATACCCAGTTACCTTACACAGGTCCATACCCAGTTACCATACACAGGTCCATACACAGCATTCACAGGTCCATACCCAGTTACCATTCACAGGTCCATACACAGCATTCACAGGTCCATACACAGCATTCACAGGTCCATACCCAGTTACCATACACAGGTCCATACACAGCATTCACAGGTCCATACCCAGTTACCATACACAACATTCACAGGTCCAGGTCCATACACAACATTCACAGGTCCAGGTCCATACACAGCATTCACAGGTCCATATACAGTTACCATACACAGCATTCACAGGTCCAGGTCCATACCAAGTTACCATACACAG GTCCATACACAGTTACCTTACACAGCATTCACAGGTCCAGGTCCATATACAGTTACCATACACAGCATTCACAG CATTCACAGGTCCAGGTCCATACACAGCATTCACAGGTCCAGGTCCATACACAGCATTCACAGGTCCATATACAGTTACCATACCCAGCATTCACAGGTCCAGGTCCATACCCAGTTACCATACACAACATTCACAGGTCCAGGTCCATACAGAGCATTCACAGGTCCAGGTCCATACCAAGTTACCATACACAGGTCCATACAAAGCATACACAGGTCCAGGTCCATACACAGCATTCACAGGTCCATACCCAGTTACCATACACAACATTCACAGGTCCAGGTCCATACACAGCATTCACAGGTCCAGGTCCATACACAGCCTTCACAGGTCCAGGCCCATACCCAGTTACCATACACAGCATTCACAGGTCCATACCCAGTTACCATACACAGCATTCACAGGTCCAGGTCCATACACAGCCTTCACAGGTCCGGGCCCATACCCAGTTACCATACACAGCATTCACAGGTCCATACCCAGTTACCATACACAGCATTCACAGGTCCAGGTCCATACACAGCATTCACAGGTCCATATACAGCATTCACAGGTCCAGGTCCATAACAAGTTACCATACACAGGTCCGTACATAG
- the LOC116408229 gene encoding uncharacterized protein LOC116408229 isoform X3: MLSYLTQVHTQHSQVHTQHSQVHTQLPYTGPYPVTIHRSIHSIHRSIPSYHSQVHTQHSQVHTQHSQVHTQLPYTGPYTAFTGPYPVTIHNIHRSRSIHNIHRSRSIHSIHRSIPSYHTQHSQVQVHTEHSQVQVHTKLPYTGPYKAYTGPGPYTAFTGPYPVTIHNIHRSRSIHSIHRSRSIHSLHRSRPIPSYHTQHSQVHTQLPYTAFTGPGPYTAFTGPGPYPVTIHSIHRSIPSYHTQHSQVQVHTQHSQVHIQHSQVQVHNKLPYTGPYIGPYTEWPPFYFMVQATERQQVAKLWLLFASSPAHR; encoded by the exons ATGCTCAGTTACCTTACACAGGTCCATACACAGCATTCACAGGTCCATACACAGCATTCACAGGTCCATACCCAGTTACCTTACACAGGTCCATACCCAGTTACCATACACAGGTCCATACACAGCATTCACAGGTCCATACCCAGTTACCATTCACAGGTCCATACACAGCATTCACAGGTCCATACACAGCATTCACAGGTCCATACCCAGTTACCATACACAGGTCCATACACAGCATTCACAGGTCCATACCCAGTTACCATACACAACATTCACAGGTCCAGGTCCATACACAACATTCACAGGTCCAGGTCCATACACAGCATTCACAG GTCCATACCCAGTTACCATACACAACATTCACAGGTCCAGGTCCATACAGAGCATTCACAGGTCCAGGTCCATACCAAGTTACCATACACAGGTCCATACAAAGCATACACAGGTCCAGGTCCATACACAGCATTCACAGGTCCATACCCAGTTACCATACACAACATTCACAGGTCCAGGTCCATACACAGCATTCACAGGTCCAGGTCCATACACAGCCTTCACAGGTCCAGGCCCATACCCAGTTACCATACACAGCATTCACAGGTCCATACCCAGTTACCATACACAGCATTCACAGGTCCAGGTCCATACACAGCCTTCACAGGTCCGGGCCCATACCCAGTTACCATACACAGCATTCACAGGTCCATACCCAGTTACCATACACAGCATTCACAGGTCCAGGTCCATACACAGCATTCACAGGTCCATATACAGCATTCACAGGTCCAGGTCCATAACAAGTTACCATACACAGGTCCGTACATAGGCCCATACACAGAATGGCCACCTTTTTATTTCATGGTTCAGGCCACTGAAAGACAGCAGGTAGCCAAGCTCTGGCTCCTCTTTGCCTCCTCACCTGCCCATCGATGA
- the LOC116408229 gene encoding uncharacterized protein LOC116408229 isoform X4, with the protein MLSYLTQVHTQHSQVHTQHSQVHTQLPYTGPYPVTIHRSIHSIHRSIPSYHSQVHTQHSQVHTQHSQVHTQLPYTGPYTAFTGPYPVTIHNIHRSRSIHNIHRSIPSYHTQHSQVQVHTEHSQVQVHTKLPYTGPYKAYTGPGPYTAFTGPYPVTIHNIHRSRSIHSIHRSRSIHSLHRSRPIPSYHTQHSQVHTQLPYTAFTGPGPYTAFTGPGPYPVTIHSIHRSIPSYHTQHSQVQVHTQHSQVHIQHSQVQVHNKLPYTGPYIGPYTEWPPFYFMVQATERQQVAKLWLLFASSPAHR; encoded by the exons ATGCTCAGTTACCTTACACAGGTCCATACACAGCATTCACAGGTCCATACACAGCATTCACAGGTCCATACCCAGTTACCTTACACAGGTCCATACCCAGTTACCATACACAGGTCCATACACAGCATTCACAGGTCCATACCCAGTTACCATTCACAGGTCCATACACAGCATTCACAGGTCCATACACAGCATTCACAGGTCCATACCCAGTTACCATACACAGGTCCATACACAGCATTCACAGGTCCATACCCAGTTACCATACACAACATTCACAGGTCCAGGTCCATACACAACATTCACAG GTCCATACCCAGTTACCATACACAACATTCACAGGTCCAGGTCCATACAGAGCATTCACAGGTCCAGGTCCATACCAAGTTACCATACACAGGTCCATACAAAGCATACACAGGTCCAGGTCCATACACAGCATTCACAGGTCCATACCCAGTTACCATACACAACATTCACAGGTCCAGGTCCATACACAGCATTCACAGGTCCAGGTCCATACACAGCCTTCACAGGTCCAGGCCCATACCCAGTTACCATACACAGCATTCACAGGTCCATACCCAGTTACCATACACAGCATTCACAGGTCCAGGTCCATACACAGCCTTCACAGGTCCGGGCCCATACCCAGTTACCATACACAGCATTCACAGGTCCATACCCAGTTACCATACACAGCATTCACAGGTCCAGGTCCATACACAGCATTCACAGGTCCATATACAGCATTCACAGGTCCAGGTCCATAACAAGTTACCATACACAGGTCCGTACATAGGCCCATACACAGAATGGCCACCTTTTTATTTCATGGTTCAGGCCACTGAAAGACAGCAGGTAGCCAAGCTCTGGCTCCTCTTTGCCTCCTCACCTGCCCATCGATGA
- the mtarc1 gene encoding MOSC domain-containing protein 1, mitochondrial-like isoform X1, whose amino-acid sequence MSNTVISGTVGAMRAAAVSISRHRLPLLCAAGLGLTAVASWIWWRKRQGEEEELEQVGTVSQLLIYPVKSCRAVPVQEAECSTLGLKSGDLEDRHWLVVTEEGNMVTGRQEPRMVLISATFHGHSLCLNAPEMQEILIQLPLPKTNRVLDCRVFGHDIQGRDSGEQVSEWLTTYFQSSQPYRLVHFEAGVMRPRKSKKVEKLFRDKDVIAYPDASPIMLLSETSLEALNGRLEQPVSLANFRPCIVASGCEAFAEDSWDNVRLGTTRLKRVMACGRCVLTTVNPESGVITRKEPLDTLRTFRQSDPSLKHLYKNSPLFGQYYGVEQTGLIRVGDPVYRVTRKGHH is encoded by the coding sequence ATGTCCAACACGGTCATTTCCGGTACAGTGGGGGCAATGAGAGCTGCCGCTGTGTCTATATCCCGCCATCGCCTGCCCTTGCTCTGTGCCGCCGGCCTGGGGCTCACAGCCGTTGCTTCGTGGATATGGTGGCGGAAGCGACAAGGTGAAGAGGAGGAACTGGAACAGGTTGGCACCGTGTCTCAGCTCCTGATATACCCGGTGAAGTCGTGCCGGGCGGTGCCCGTACAGGAGGCTGAATGTTCCACTCTGGGCCTGAAGAGCGGGGACCTGGAGGACCGGCATTGGCTGGTGGTGACCGAGGAGGGCAACATGGTGACGGGCAGGCAAGAGCCTAGAATGGTCCTCATCTCCGCCACCTTTCATGGTCATTCTTTGTGCCTTAATGCCCCAGAGATGCAGGAGATTCTGATCCAACTGCCGCTGCCCAAGACTAATAGGGTGCTGGACTGCAGGGTATTTGGCCACGACATCCAGGGTAGAGACTCCGGTGAGCAGGTGTCCGAATGGCTTACGACTTACTTCCAGAGCAGCCAACCCTACCGCTTGGTTCACTTTGAGGCCGGCGTCATGCGACCACGGAAGTCCAAGAAGGTTGAGAAGTTGTTCCGAGATAAAGACGTCATTGCTTATCCCGATGCCAGTCCCATCATGCTCTTATCCGAGACCTCCCTGGAGGCACTCAATGGTCGCCTGGAGCAGCCGGTCTCCTTGGCCAACTTCCGGCCGTGCATCGTGGCGTCGGGGTGCGAGGCCTTTGCAGAGGACAGCTGGGATAATGTGAGGCTCGGCACCACCAGACTGAAGAGAGTAATGGCTTGTGGCCGCTGTGTATTGACCACTGTGAACCCCGAGAGCGGAGTTATAACCCGCAAGGAGCCGCTCGACACCCTCAGAACCTTTCGGCAGAGCGACCCCTCCCTGAAGCACCTGTACAAGAACTCGCCTCTCTTTGGCCAGTACTACGGTGTGGAGCAGACCGGCCTCATCCGCGTGGGAGATCCGGTGTATCGCGTCACCAGGAAGGGCCACCACTGA
- the mtarc1 gene encoding MOSC domain-containing protein 1, mitochondrial-like (The RefSeq protein has 3 substitutions compared to this genomic sequence) produces MSNTVISGTVGAMRAAAVSISRHRLPLLCAAGLGLTAVASWIWWRKRQSEEEELEQVGTVSQLLIYPVKSCRAVPVQEAECSTLGLKSGDLEDRHWLVVTEEGNMVTGRQEPRMVLISATFHGHSLCLNAPEMQEILIQLPLPKTNRVLDCRVFGHDIQGRDSGEQVSEWLTTYFQSSQPYRLVHFEAGVMRPRKSKKVEKLFRDKDVIAYPDASPIMLLSETSLEALNGRLEQPVSLANFRPCIVTSGCEAFAEDGWDNVRLGTTRLKRVMACGRCVLTTVNPESGVITRKEPLDTLRTFRQSDPSLKHLYKNSPLFGQYYGVEQTGLIRVGDPVYRVTRKGHH; encoded by the coding sequence ATGTCCAACACGGTCATTTCCGGTACAGTGGGGGCAATGAGAGCTGCCGCTGTGTCTATATCCCGCCATCGCCTGCCCTTGCTCTGTGCCGCCGGCCTGGGGCTCACAGCCGTTGCTTCGTGGATATGGTGGCGGAAGCGACAAGGTGAAGAGGAGGAACTGGAACAGGTTGGCACCGTGTCTCAGCTCCTGATATACCCGGTGAAGTCGTGCCGGGCGGTGCCCGTACAGGAGGCTGAATGTTCCACTCTGGGCCTGAAGAGCGGGGACCTGGAGGACCGGCATTGGCTGGTGGTGACCGAGGAGGGCAACATGGTGACGGGCAGGCAAGAGCCTAGAATGGTCCTCATCTCCGCCACCTTTCATGGTCATTCTTTGTGCCTTAATGCCCCAGAGATGCAGGAGATTCTGATCCAACTGCCGCTGCCCAAGACTAATAGGGTGCTGGACTGCAGGGTATTTGGCCACGACATCCAGGGTAGAGACTCCGGTGAGCAGGTGTCCGAATGGCTTACGACTTACTTCCAGAGCAGCCAACCCTACCGCTTGGTTCACTTTGAGGCCGGCGTCATGCGACCACGGAAGTCCAAGAAGGTTGAGAAGTTGTTCCGAGATAAAGACGTCATTGCTTATCCCGATGCCAGTCCCATCATGCTCTTATCCGAGACCTCCCTGGAGGCACTCAATGGTCGCCTGGAGCAGCCGGTCTCCTTGGCCAACTTCCGGCCGTGCATCGTGGCGTCGGGGTGCGAGGCCTTTGCAGAGGACAGCTGGGATAATGTGAGGCTCGGCACCACCAGACTGAAGAGAGTAATGGCTTGTGGCCGCTGTGTATTGACCACTGTGAACCCCGAGAGCGGAGTTATAACCCGCAAGGAGCCGCTCGACACCCTCAGAACCTTTCGGCAGAGCGACCCCTCCCTGAAGCACCTGTACAAGAACTCGCCTCTCTTTGGCCAGTACTACGGTGTGGAGCAGACCGGCCTCATCCGCGTGGGAGATCCGGTGTATCGCGTCACCAGGAAGGGCCACCACTGA